The genome window GCTGTACAAGCTGTACACGGACGAGAACCTCGTGtaccctccacctctcgatgtcgagatggacgagcgTGGCGAAGCGGTGGGCGCCTTCCGTCTCGTCGAAAAcaagacgacgagcgccgcgccggcAGCCGTCTCGAAGAAGGCTGTGAAGCGCGCGATCAAGGGCATCGCCGAGTCCGGGCTTGcgggtgacgacgaggacatcgagatggacgacgccaatggcgccgaggaggaggacgaggagttTGTCGAGCGTCCGTCCAagaacgccgaggtcgaggacgtcgcAACCGGTGTACTGCCAACGTACACGTCGCTGCTGGCCAAGTCTGATGCGAGCGCGaacaaggacaagctccTGTTCTCGCCGTACACTTTCTACTTGTCGCGcgagacgagctcgaggacgtgggAGTTTGTCATCCGCGCCATGGGTGGCAAGGTGGTCACGTCCTTGTCGGCACCGAGTCCCGGCGCTGCGCccaacgccgacgcgaTCACGCACGTGCTCATCGACAGGCCGATGACTGACGAGCGGAGGCGCGAGCTTCAGGGTGGGCGCAAGTGGACTTGGGTACAGCCGCAGTGGGTCGCCGATTGCGTCAACCGCGCCAAAGTTCTGGGGACTGAGGAATACGGGCCGGGTAAGCTCCTCCCGCCCCATCTGAGCCCAtgggacggcgacggcgagccTGAGAGGCCGTggctcgaggcgggcgagggcgaggtcgccgctgagggtgtcgaggaggaggaggagagcgaggacgacgaggaggagaaggaggaggagaaggaggaggagccggCGTTCCCGCCAGCATtgctcgaggcggccaagaacCCGTCCGACGCAGCACTGGTACAcgctgccgagcttgaggccgaggcgaaTGGGACTAGCCACACGGCATTCAAGgcgcagctcaaggaggcgaCCAAGGTGCACGGCGGCAACAAGGCGGCCGCAAATGGGcgcgcggacgaggacctgCGCAAGATCATGATGAGCaacaagaaggccaagctgTACGAGAAGATGAAGTACGGGAACGCGGAGCGGCAGGCTGAGGTGAGTCTAGACTTTGCTGTGACCAAAACGCTGACAGCCAGAAGGAGAAGCTTGAgactcgccgtcgcgagattgagaagcgcaagcgcaaggaggccaaggctggcAAGAAGGCGTAAGCGTCTCCTCGAGTGTACGACGCCATCTCTTGCACCTGCCTCTAGCTCGATTCCTGCACTTGTTCCACCATGTCTCGCCCTGCATAGATAGACTGATGCATCTGTATACCACGTGATCGGAGTCGGACTCAACCGACGCCACCCGGGTCCCCGGAGTCTCATATCTCGGGACGATCGGCGAACTGGTATGCAAAACACCGTTTATGTTCTTTTCATTCAGTAATAACGACGTTGATGCCGAGCTGCCGGAGCAGGAATCTGCATATCACAGTTTGAACGTACATCTGCTGCCCCACACGGGAATGACCGTGGAGGCCTTGGCAATGTTAAGCGGCAACATGAGCGGCAACATGTGGCCCCTCAGTTAGCTTATGGATCCTCGGGCTGCACGCCGGTATCGGGAAACGCGCCGCATCGCGGTTAACACCATGGTACCACCCATTCTTAATAAGACGAGACGCGCCGCTCCTCCCCCCACGCACTGTTCTAAATCTCTTTACCTCGTACGCATCTGTTCACGATCATGCCGTTCAACCAGAGCCAGCTTGACGAGATCGTCCACAAGGTGGGTTCATTCCGCGGCCgatcctcctccaccggGCATCGCCAAGCCAAATCCTGATTCAACGTAGCTGATAACAGTACCACACCGACGGGTACGTCATCATTGACGGCCTCATCCCCGACGAGTTGTACGAGCCCCTGTGCACGGCAGCCGATGAGGTGACGGCCAAGGGCCGTGCGCACGAGTGGAAGGACGTGCGCATGGTCGGCAAGCAGTTCCCCCCctgggtcgagggcgacgacgtctgGGGCATCCAGAACATTATGCaccccgacctcgcgcagccCGTCTTTGCCCAGTGGTACGGCAGcgacgacctgctcgaTGTCAGCGCCGCGCTGATGGGTGTGAcgcgcgacgacatgcAGTTTGGTGAGTCCCCGAGCGAAGCGAGGGTCGAGGACGCTATCTCGGTTCTCTTTCCGTAACTCCTGGCccctccctcatccctcctcgctgctTCGCTGCTCGCCGGGAATATAGCTAACGGCCAGAGCTCTTCAacatcctcgtcaacccCCTCGAGAAGAACTACGCCCTCTCATGGCACCGTGACGACATCAAGGCGACCGCCacggctgaggaggaggaggaggagctcaagaTCAAGCACTACAGCATCCAGTGGAATGTTGCACTGTACGACGACGCGTGCCTCACCGCCATCCCGCGCAGCCACAACCGCGTGCGCACCTCtgccgagcgcaaggccaacctcgagggcggtgaGATGCCTGGTGCACAGaccctcaacctcaagaAGGGCCAGGGCGTGTTCTacaacaacaacatcaGTGAGTCGGCATTTTCGGCCGACCCGTTGGCCTCGATTGCTCATCACCACATcccgctaaccccagtgCACGTCGGCAAGTacaacctcgccgtcaagcGACGCACGCTGCACGGGTGCTACGGCTGCCCCCCGGCCGGCGACACCAGCCGCGCccgcaacctcctccagcACGGTCTCGGGTACGCGACTGACCCGTCGTTCAAGAGCACCCTCCCGAGCACCTTGTGGCCCATGGTTGACCGCCTCAATGGCCTTCAGGCAAGCATGGAGGGTGTTGAGCAGGTGTACAGCCAGGACTTGTAGACGAGCTGAAGCCTGTAATAGAGTAGATAGATAGGAGAAGGAGTCAATGTATTGATATTTTTACCCCCTTTCTGCATTCCCCGAGACGCCTCTGCATTCTAGCCCAGCCGACccggcctcgtcaaggtGCTAAACGACGGCGGGAGCCGCTTACAAACGCGTACCGCGTCCCATCATGTCAACGGTAGCGCATCCGCCTTGCAAGGGCGTCAGTGATGACAAAGGCCTACTggcgcgccagctcgtcaatgCTCTCCAGTGTCAGCCTCTGACCAGTCTGCTTTGCACTCGGACCCGTCGGCCTTCAATGTGTCTGGAGGTCACGTGGGAGGATGGGTCTTGGGCACGTGGCGATGTTATTTATCTACATCACCCACTTTATTCCTGAAGTTAAATGTCACCAATTCATGCAATTCAGTAGCTCTAGCTAGTCAGCTAGTCAGCTTGTTATCTGTTGTGTTTTGTTGTGTGGTGTTGTTTTGGTGAGTAGGAAATGTGACGCATGTGGCGTTTATGAGATTGTGTCATGGCGTGGGAGCGCGGCTTTTTTGGATCCTATTTGGTGTAAGGCTCATCAAATCACGAGGAAGGGGTAGAATGGCAAAAGGCGCGAGATTGATTCCTTGTTCTCCTTCCCACACTTTACAAACTCGAGAAGAGTTATTGTCAGCCGTCATTGTTAAGATGTCATTCAGTTCCGCATCGGATCAAAAGCATCGTTAACAAAGCGAGCGGTATTTGACCGAGGTACGGTGTCTGGAGAAAGGTCTCATGTACGACTTCAAGACAAAGATGGGTGGGCACGGagtggggagaggggaggaaCATGGCACGCGTCTGTGGCGCCCCAAGGGTGAAAGTCAAGCAAAGGGGCaaagggcgaggagaggacAGGgaatgatgatgaggggGGCCCAAGACTGCCGCCGGGATCGCGGGATTGAAAGAAGATAGGAACAATTGTGATTGGAGGGAACAAAGCTACAAAGGAATTACCAAGGTCTAGGCGGCTCAAGTTGTATTTTACAGTAATAAACGGGGCGAACAatggggggggggggggccAGAAAGGTAGATGGGAAAGGGAATGCAATTAGAAATGACGATCTACCGCAGGTACTGTAAGTAACTGTGCGCTTGtgcttgcgcttgccggCGAGGGCCTGTTATGTTATGTCATGTCATACCCAACTAGCCGCAAAAACCACGACGCGATATCATTCGAATACACTATTCGTCCACATATCGCCCATACCGACATGCCGACATGCGCCATGAGTGCCCACTTGTTTTTGCCCAAATCACCCCAACACTAGCTCTAGACTTTGTAGACTTTCCCCAAGATCAGACAGAATCCCACCCCACTCGTCCCTGACAGTCGACCCTTGCTTCTCGCACAAAGCGATCTgctccttccctctctcaTATCTAACGTTCATAAGCCAACCTTCATCAACTGTCTCACacctccccttccctcccacATTCAACAGTGAATAGCTGGTCATCATGTCCAAGCCCCAGCTCACGGAGGAGAACCTCAACCATGTCGCGCAGCCGCGTCGCATGTCGCTGTGTAAGGCCCTCTCACTCACTGCAACGTCACTGACTTGAAGCGTCAACGCCGCCCGGCTCGCGCACACCGAGTCTGCACCAGCCCGCCATGTcgcggcgcagctcgaTTTCGGCTGCCGGTCCGACCTACTCGATCGACACGACCCAGATTGGCGTGCCCACCCAGCGCCGCCCCAAGCAGCACCATCGCTCGCTGACTGGTGCGATTCACATTCACATGCGGCGACGTCACTAACGCCCCAGGCTCGTACTTTCCCGGCGCCGAAATGGGTGGTCAGGTGCACGACGAGTCGCCCATTGGCGACCCCTCGGTTTGGGCtgaggcgctcaaggccaacgacgtcgacacAACCGACACGCAGCAGGTCGCCAACACGGTTGTCCGCCACGTCACCACTACCCTTGCGCGTCAGGCTGCCAACctggacgagcttgccgcgTATCAGGCTACGGCACTGTCGGTCCGCGACCGCCTGCTCAAGCGCTGGAACGAGACTACGACGTAAGACCCCCTTGTAACACTATCCTGACGCAGTTACCACACTAGAAGCGCGCCCAAGCGCATCTACTACTTCTCGATCGAGTGGCTCATGGGCCGCTCGCTCGACAACGCGGTGCTCAACCTCGATATGCGCAACACGTACGAGTCGGCTACCCAGAAGCTCGGCTTCGTTAGTCACCCGCTTGGGCCCACTGACCCCAGAACTTTGAGGACCTCCTGAACGAGGAGCGTGACGCCGGCCTTGGCAACGGTGGTCTTGGTCGTCTCGCGGCTTGCTACGTGCGTTCCCCCGTCACTAAGAAGATTAACGCTAGATCGACTCAATGGCGaccctcaacctccccgGTTGGGGATACGGCTTGCGCTACTCGTACGGCATCTTTAAGCAGCTCATCTCGAACACgggcgagcagctcgaggcgcccGACCCGTGGCTCGACCGCGAGAACGTAGGTGCACCCATGACGcacgctcacaccagcccTGGGAGATCCCCCgcatcgacgtcgcctACCCCATTCGCTTCTatggccgcgtcgaggccgtaCCCAACACGGATAGAGCCGTCTGGTCTGGTGGCATGGAGTGCCTTGCCGTCGCGTACGACGTTCCCGTCCCCGGCTTTGGCACCAAGTGAGTAACTCGCAAGTCgcagctgacggcaggaaCACGGCCAACCTCCGTCTCTGGGGCTCGCGCCCGATCCAGGGCTTTGACCTCAACTCGTTCAACGCAGGCAACTACGAGGCGTCCGTCCAGACCTCGTCGCAGGCCGAGAACATTGTGAGTTTCTTAACCTACAGCCTGACGCCAGACCCGTGTCCTCTACCCCAACGACAACATGTACTCGGGCAAGGAGCTGCGTCTCAAGCAGCAGTACCTCTGGTGCTCGGCTTCGCTCCAGGACATTCTCCGCCGCTACCAGAAGCTCGACCTGCCGTGGGAGCAGCTCCCAGACCACGTCGTCATCCAGAGTGAGTGCCTTTGTGTACATTGTTAACCACAGTGAACGACACGCACCCGTCCATTTCGAtcgtcgagctcatgcgcatcctcatcgacgaggaggaggtgccgTACGACATCGCGTGGAAGATCACGACCAAGGTCTTTGCCTACACCAACCACACCGTGCTCCCCGAGGCACTCGAGAAGTGGCCGCTCAGTCTCTTCGAGAACATGCTTCCGCGCCACCTCCAGATCATCTACCGCATCAACCACGACTTCCTcaacgaggtcgccaagcgTTTCCCCGGCGACATGGACCGCATCAAGCGCATGTCCATCATCGAGGGTACGTGGTGTAAAAAACAAAACTGACGTGCAGAGGGCCCCAGCAAGTACGTCCGCAtggccaacctcgccatTGTCGGCTCGTTCAAGGTCA of Cutaneotrichosporon cavernicola HIS019 DNA, chromosome: 4 contains these proteins:
- the GPH1 gene encoding uncharacterized protein (Phosphorylase is an important allosteric enzyme in carbohydrate metabolism. Enzymes from different sources differ in their regulatory mechanisms and in their natural substrates. However, all known phosphorylases share catalytic and structural properties) — encoded protein: MSKPQLTEENLNHVAQPRRMSLSSTPPGSRTPSLHQPAMSRRSSISAAGPTYSIDTTQIGVPTQRRPKQHHRSLTGSYFPGAEMGGQVHDESPIGDPSVWAEALKANDVDTTDTQQVANTVVRHVTTTLARQAANLDELAAYQATALSVRDRLLKRWNETTTYHTRSAPKRIYYFSIEWLMGRSLDNAVLNLDMRNTYESATQKLGFNFEDLLNEERDAGLGNGGLGRLAACYIDSMATLNLPGWGYGLRYSYGIFKQLISNTGEQLEAPDPWLDRENPWEIPRIDVAYPIRFYGRVEAVPNTDRAVWSGGMECLAVAYDVPVPGFGTKNTANLRLWGSRPIQGFDLNSFNAGNYEASVQTSSQAENITRVLYPNDNMYSGKELRLKQQYLWCSASLQDILRRYQKLDLPWEQLPDHVVIQMNDTHPSISIVELMRILIDEEEVPYDIAWKITTKVFAYTNHTVLPEALEKWPLSLFENMLPRHLQIIYRINHDFLNEVAKRFPGDMDRIKRMSIIEEGPSKYVRMANLAIVGSFKVNGVAELHSQLLQATIFRDFVEFKGRDNFTNVTNGVTPRRWLLQCNPNLAELITQTLGSDHWLVNLKQIAQLIPMAEDAAFRKKFRDIKMENKARLAELLENEMGVFVDINSVFTCQIKRLHEYKRQTLNIFGVIWRYLQIKKATPEERKKMVHHTTIFAGKAAPGYYIAKLVIRLIVNVGKVVNEDPDVEDLLRVVFVPDYSVSIAEVLIPAADVSVQISTGGTEASGTSNMKLGLNGALLLGTVDGANIEIAEDVGEENAFLFGHLAADVEAVRYSNAYQPTPLEERSPELAEVFHAIQSGMFGDGSVYDPVLKTVYDNDYYLVSNDFGSYLAAEKLVDELWQDQEEWTKKSIRTAFAMGDFSSDRSIQDYADSIWSLEPDPVPDN
- a CDS encoding uncharacterized protein (Phytanoyl-CoA dioxygenase (PhyH)) codes for the protein MPFNQSQLDEIVHKYHTDGYVIIDGLIPDELYEPLCTAADEVTAKGRAHEWKDVRMVGKQFPPWVEGDDVWGIQNIMHPDLAQPVFAQWYGSDDLLDVSAALMGVTRDDMQFELFNILVNPLEKNYALSWHRDDIKATATAEEEEEELKIKHYSIQWNVALYDDACLTAIPRSHNRVRTSAERKANLEGGEMPGAQTLNLKKGQGVFYNNNIMHVGKYNLAVKRRTLHGCYGCPPAGDTSRARNLLQHGLGYATDPSFKSTLPSTLWPMVDRLNGLQASMEGVEQVYSQDL
- the NOP7 gene encoding uncharacterized protein (Component of the NOP7 complex, which is required for maturation of the 25S and 5.8S ribosomal RNAs and formation of the 60S ribosome) encodes the protein MAKIKKKGESGAAKNYVTRNQALKKLQVSLSDFRRLCILKGIYPRDPLHKKRANKGSSAPASFYYHKDIQYLLHEPLLVKFREHKAFSKKLARAVGRGEWGLAKNLEKNKPIARLDHIVKERYPTFTLALQDLQDPLNLVHLFSKLPTNPIPGKTLVPSEVIAECARLNNEWKVWAIRTHALRKVFLGIKGVYYEVEVPGHGGEPVTVRWLEGYEFQQHVPHDVDFRILLTFLELYRTVCSFALYKLYTDENLVYPPPLDVEMDERGEAVGAFRLVENKTTSAAPAAVSKKAVKRAIKGIAESGLAGDDEDIEMDDANGAEEEDEEFVERPSKNAEVEDVATGVLPTYTSLLAKSDASANKDKLLFSPYTFYLSRETSSRTWEFVIRAMGGKVVTSLSAPSPGAAPNADAITHVLIDRPMTDERRRELQGGRKWTWVQPQWVADCVNRAKVLGTEEYGPGKLLPPHLSPWDGDGEPERPWLEAGEGEVAAEGVEEEEESEDDEEEKEEEKEEEPAFPPALLEAAKNPSDAALVHAAELEAEANGTSHTAFKAQLKEATKVHGGNKAAANGRADEDLRKIMMSNKKAKLYEKMKYGNAERQAEKEKLETRRREIEKRKRKEAKAGKKA